Proteins found in one Phoenix dactylifera cultivar Barhee BC4 unplaced genomic scaffold, palm_55x_up_171113_PBpolish2nd_filt_p 000568F, whole genome shotgun sequence genomic segment:
- the LOC103723618 gene encoding ATP-dependent Clp protease adapter protein CLPS1, chloroplastic, whose amino-acid sequence METAICGRVALSPNHVWNPRSGDKLSLYKGHYANRGILVAISATGPGKGGGLLERPTIEKTTPGRESEFDLRKSRKTAPPFRVILHNDNYNKREYVVQVLMKVIPGMTLDNAVNIMQEAHYNGLAVVIICSQADAEEHCMQLRGSGLISSIEPASGEC is encoded by the exons ATGGAGACGGCTATATGCGGTAGAGTCGCTCTCTCGCCTAATCACGTATGGAACCCCAGATCAG GAGATAAGTTGTCTCTCTATAAAGGACACTATGCAAATCGTGGCATTCTTGTAGCAATATCAGCAACAGGACCAGGCAAAGGAGGTGGTTTGTTGGAAAGGCCAACCATAGAAAAAACTACTCCTGGTCGTGAATCTGAATTTGATTTGAG GAAATCTAGGAAAACAGCACCTCCATTCCGTGTTATATTGCACAATGACAACTACAACAAACGTGAGTATGTTGTCCAAGTTCTGATGAAAGTTATCCCTGGAATGACTCTTGATAATGCAGTCAATATCATGCAAGAGGCCCATTATAATGGCCTAGCTGTCGTAATCATTTGTTCGCAAGCAGATGCCGAGGAACACTGCATGCAGCTAAGAGGCAGCGGTCTCATAAGCTCAATTGAGCCTGCAAGTGGTGAGTGCTGA